TGATTCTGCAACCGTCCGAAATACCCGCAGGTATTATCGTTGCCATTGTCGGAGCGCCATATTTTCTATATTTGCTAGCTCATTCACGATAATAGAGCCGATTTTGCGATCGGGGATTTGCCATAAGTTCGTAGGAAGGGAGCGTATACTCTGTGCTAAGGAAATTTTTCTTCTATTATAAACCATATAAAGCCTTGTTCCTGGTTGACTTCTGCTGTGCCGTTGTCGCAGGGTTACTCGAATTGTTCTTCCCGATTGTCGTAAACCAGTTCGTCGATAATTTGCTGCCGAGCGGAGATTGGATGTTGATCTTCTGGGCTTGTCTTGGACTGCTCGCTGTGTACGCGCTGAATAGTCTGTTGCAATATATTGTCACCTATTGGGGGCATCGGCTTGGCATCAATATCGAGTCAGATATGCGAAGCAAGTTGTTCAACCATGTGCAGAAGCTATCCTTCCGCTTCTTCGACAATAACAAGACCGGACATCTCATGGCCCGAATGACCAGCAATCTGATGGAAATCGGGGAGATGGCCCATCACGGCCCAGAGGACTTATTCATCGCGGCAATGACGCTGATCGGCGCATTTGCACTGATGTTGTCAATCAACTGGAAGCTGGCGCTGCTTGCCGTCATCATCATTCCGGGACTGGTCTATCTGGCGCTCTATTTCAACCGCAAGATGATTCACGCGTTCCAGCGCATGTTCCGAGATATCGGCGAGTTTAACGCCCGGGTGGAGGACAGCATTGGCGGGATTCGCGTTGTACAAGCATTTACTAATGAGAAGTTCGAAGCCGAGCGTTTTGCTGAAAATAATGAGCAGTATCGGCAGACAAAGTTTTTCTCTTATAAGATCCAGGCCCAAAACCTTTCCATTAGCTACTTCCTGATGAGAATCGTCATTTTATTTGTACTCGTCTGCGGTACCTGGTTTGTTATTAAAGGGGAGATGACGAGCGGAGAATTCGTCGGATTTCTACTGTTATCCAATGTGTTCCTCGGCCCGATCAACAAGATCAATGCCGTAATCGAGAGCTATCCGAAGGGGATGGCTGGCTTCAAGAGCTACATAGAACTGCTTGAGACCGGAGCCGGATATCGCCGACAGCCCGGATGCGATTGAGGTTGATCAATTGCGCGGCGACATTGAGTATCATCAAGTTACGTTTGGCTATGAGAATGAAGCCAAAGTGCTGGAAAATGTCGATCTAAGGATCAGAGCTGGGGAGACGATTGCTTTTGTTGGTCCGTCCGGTGCCGGTAAGACGACGCTGTGCAGCCTGCTGCCGCGTTTCTATGAAGTGGAATCAGGCATGATTACTGTTGACGGCATCGACATTACCCGGATGAAGTTAGCTTCTCTACGGAAGCAGATCGGGATTGTTCAGCAGGACGTCTTCTTATTCTCAGGCACAATCCGCGAAAATATCGCCTATGGTGATCTGATCGCAGCGGATACGGATATTTGGGAAGCCGTCAAGCGTGCTCGGTTGGATGAGTTCATCGTATCATTGCCGGATGGCCTGGAGACGGTGATCGGGGAACGCGGCGTGAAGCTATCCGGTGGACAGAAGCAGCGGCTGGCGATTGCCCGTATGTTCCTGAAAAATCCACCGATCCTCATCCTGGATGAAGCGACATCAGCCCTGGATACGGAGACCGAGAAAGCGATCCAGCAGTCCCTCAGTGAGCTGTCGGATGGCCGGACGACATTGGTGATCGCGCACCGCCTGGCTACGATCAAGAATGCGGACCGGATTATTGTAGTTACGGAGCAGGGGATCGTCGAGCAGGGTAGACATAAGGACCTGGTCGCAGCTGGTGGAGTGTACAGCAAGCTGCATGAGGCTCAATTTGGGTCGTAAAGGGAGAAGCGGCCGGAACATGCTTCTGCAGATCGCCTGTTCGTCGTTAAGTTTGACTATGATCCTGATTTTGTGGATGAAGTGGACAATAGCTCCCTCTGGAATTGGAGGATGCCATAAGACTGCCGCACGGGTATGAGACACAATTGAGCGCGGAGGGCAGCAATTTAAGCCATGGACAACGACAGTTACTAAAAGAGTTGAGTTGTCATTTTTGGGTGATTGAAGAAAGACCAAGTCAGAGCACATTTTATGCTTCTGAGCTTGGTCTTTCTGTTGGCTTTAGACTGGGAGTATCACACAAATTTGTGAAATGGTGAATGGGAAGGAGCGGTTATTAGTGCAATAAAAAACTTTGATCACAAGTCTTTTTGCAAGCACGAAAATTTATGAAAACAGCGTAGTGACGCGGCTTCTCAAGCTTAGGCACATCGTATCTCGTACCCCATTGGTTGAAATTGTATTTTCAGGATCGATATATTTTTTGTTAAAATAACTTATCTGATGGTAGGAAACCTGCCATGAGGTAACAGTGAAGAGGAGAAATTTCGGGCGTGGACTGAAAAGGGGAGAACATATGAAATCTAAAAAGCTCGCATTGTTTACCATAACACTGCTGATCTTCATGCTGACCGGCTTGTCTGGCTGGACAGGAGGAGTCGCGGCAGAGCCGAGTTCTGGCAAAACTTATGTAATCGGTACAGACATTACGTTTGCTCCGTTTGAATTTCAAGATGTGAACGGTAAATTCGTCGGCATTGACATGGATCTATTGGAGGCAATTGCCCGGGATCAAAATTTCAAGTATGAAGTGAAGCCGCTTGGCTTCAATGCGGCTGTTCAAGCGCTGGAGTCAGGACAGGTTGATGGTGTCATCGCAGGAATGAGTATCACCGATGAGCGAAAGCAGAAATTCAATCTATCTGAACCGTATTATGATTCCGGCGTAGTTATGGGGATTAAAGAGAATAATGACAGTATCAAAAGCTACGAGGATTTAAAAGGGAAGAAGGTCGCTGTCAAGACAGGGACTGAAGGCTATCTGTTCGCAGAATCCATCGCTGCGGAATATGGTTTCAAGATTGTGCCGTTTGATGAATCCTCACAGATGTATGACGATGTGAAGACGGGTAATTCTGTAGCTTGCTTCGACGATTATCCGGTCTTGAGATACGGAGTGGAACAGAACAATGGACTGAAAATCGTAACCGAGATGGAAAAGGGCGGTTCCTACGGTTTTGCCGTGAACAAGGGTAAGAATCAGGAGCTTATGGATAAGTTCAATACGGGTCTCGCTAATCTCAAGACAAGCGGTGAGTATAAGACGATACTAGGGAAGTATCTTGGTGAGGATAGCTCCGCACCGGTAAGTCAAAGCCGCTGGGGGCTGGTTCAGGAATCCCTGCCAGCGTTGCTTAAAGGTCTAGGTAAGACGCTACTGTATACGATCGTATCGCTATTCTTTGCTTTTATCCTGGGACTTATTTTCGGATTTATGAAGGTCAGTCGAAATCGCTTCTTGCGCGGCGTAGCGACCGTATTCGTCGATTTGTTCCGCGGCATTCCGCTGATCGTTCTAGCATTCTTTATTTACTTTGGAATTCCACAAGCGCTTGGCTTCACGATGCCGCTGTTCTTGGCGGCAATTCTGACGCTTAGTCTGAATGCAGGTGCTTATGTGACAGAAATTATCCGCGGGGGTATCCAGTCCGTTGACCGTGGACAGATGGAAGCGGCTCGTTCGCTTGGACTACCTTACCGCAAGGCAATGATGAAGATCATTATCCCGCAGGCGATTCGTGTAATGATTCCGGCATTTATTAATCAGCTTGTGATTACACTCAAAGATACTTCGATTCTGTCTGCGATTGGTCTTGTCGAGTTGACGCAATCCGGTAAGATCATTATTGCAAGAACATTCGCTTCGTTTGATATCTGGCTGGTGGTCGCTATTATGTATCTGGTGGTTATCACCGTTCTAACGAAAATTTCTGGCAATCTGGAAGGGAGGGTGCGCCGTGGGTAAGATTCGTGTCGAAGGCTTAAAGAAAAGCTACGGCACCAATCAGGTGCTGAAAGGAATCGATATGCAGGTTCAAGAAGGGGAAGTCGTCTGCTTGATCGGGCCTTCCGGTTCGGGGAAGAGTACCTTTCTTCGTTGCATTAATCGCTTGGAGGAAATTACGGCAGGACGGGTCATCGTTGATGATCAAGACATCAATGATCCGAAGACAGACATCAATAAAGCCCGCGAAAATATCGGTATGGTGTTCCAGCATTTCAACCTGTTTCCACATTTCAGTGTGCTGAAGAACATTATGTTCGCTCCAATGGAGTTGGGGAAGATGGATGCAGCGAAAGCACGTGATACTGCACTGGGCTTGTTAGAAAGGGTCGGACTGTCGTATAAAGCCGATGTCTTCCCGAATCAGCTGTCGGGCGGGCAGAAGCAGCGCGTAGCGATCGCTCGCGCGCTGGCGATGAATCCGGACGTCATGCTATTCGATGAGCCTACCTCGGCACTTGACCCCGAGATGGTCGGTGAAGTGCTCGGTGTCATGAAGGATCTGGCACGTGAAGGTATGACGATGGTTATCGTTACGCATGAGATGGGCTTTGCCCGTGAAGTGGCTGATCGTGTTGTATTCATGGACGGCGGCTATACCGTGGAAGAAGGTCCACCGGAAGAAGTGTTCGGCAATCCGAAGAACGATCGTACAATCAGCTTCCTGGAGAAGGTGCTATAATAATTCGAATCCCCTCGAAGTGAACAAGTGCTGTAATAAGGCATTTATTCACTTGGAGGGGATTTTTGTTTGATCTATCGATACATGCAGATAAGTCTGACTGAGCTGGTGAATACAACCAAATTGAATGAATCGCTGGAAATCCAATCATACTATCAGGAAGAATGTGAATTCCCCATAAGAATAATTAGAAAGAGTGATTCATTTGAAATGGACATCAGTGTCCTATCTTCTTCTCTTGCTGCTGCAGAGTCCAGATGCTGTTCAAGAGCAAGATGAGTTAACGGTAACTCACGAAGGGAAGCCAATCTCAAGCCTGACACGGGAGGCGCATCGTCTGCCGGTATTTCCTCTTCTCGATATGAGCCGATATGAACGATGGATGGATGAGTTAGATCGGATTACCTATAAGGAAGCAACTAATGCGCGTATTAACAGTTCGGGAAGGATCGATCCGGGGCTGAATGGCTATAAGCTGGATAAGAAAGAATTTCTGAAGGCTTACTATGAATATATGTATAGCAGCGGTTCTACTACGATCGAGGTTCCGACCTATCCTGTCTAT
The window above is part of the Paenibacillus lutimineralis genome. Proteins encoded here:
- a CDS encoding amino acid ABC transporter substrate-binding protein/permease; the protein is MLTGLSGWTGGVAAEPSSGKTYVIGTDITFAPFEFQDVNGKFVGIDMDLLEAIARDQNFKYEVKPLGFNAAVQALESGQVDGVIAGMSITDERKQKFNLSEPYYDSGVVMGIKENNDSIKSYEDLKGKKVAVKTGTEGYLFAESIAAEYGFKIVPFDESSQMYDDVKTGNSVACFDDYPVLRYGVEQNNGLKIVTEMEKGGSYGFAVNKGKNQELMDKFNTGLANLKTSGEYKTILGKYLGEDSSAPVSQSRWGLVQESLPALLKGLGKTLLYTIVSLFFAFILGLIFGFMKVSRNRFLRGVATVFVDLFRGIPLIVLAFFIYFGIPQALGFTMPLFLAAILTLSLNAGAYVTEIIRGGIQSVDRGQMEAARSLGLPYRKAMMKIIIPQAIRVMIPAFINQLVITLKDTSILSAIGLVELTQSGKIIIARTFASFDIWLVVAIMYLVVITVLTKISGNLEGRVRRG
- a CDS encoding amino acid ABC transporter ATP-binding protein; protein product: MGKIRVEGLKKSYGTNQVLKGIDMQVQEGEVVCLIGPSGSGKSTFLRCINRLEEITAGRVIVDDQDINDPKTDINKARENIGMVFQHFNLFPHFSVLKNIMFAPMELGKMDAAKARDTALGLLERVGLSYKADVFPNQLSGGQKQRVAIARALAMNPDVMLFDEPTSALDPEMVGEVLGVMKDLAREGMTMVIVTHEMGFAREVADRVVFMDGGYTVEEGPPEEVFGNPKNDRTISFLEKVL